tacttaactaactaagccacccaggtaccccataagAAAGCCCTCTAAAATATATTACATGCAAATCGATGTTATTTGAGAAAGGATGTGTTGCATAAAGTAGTCTTTTTCATGACCTGCAACTATTTGGTTCTTAAATGTCTTCCTGATAACATCCCCTTTGCTATCAAGGGATGGAACTGTTACCTTCATCACAACTTTCCACTGGATTATAAGCTCTGAGACTATTGAAAATGCCTGTTGTGTTTACTAGTATATACCCAGCATCTGGTACATACTAGATTATCATAAAgagatttttgaaagaaagaataaaaaagaaagaagaccaaaaaaaaaaaaaaaaaggatgaacaaATGGGCAAATGAATGATTGGCAGCTTCCTCTGGCTGCTGTAATGGTGCCTACCTCTAGGACTCTTCCTTACCCTACATCAGTCTTCAGTCACTGCTTTTAATCTGCTCATGGCTGCAAGTCAGTTAACTGAACATGCTAAGTCGGtgcataaataaatttattaaagtagACACAGGGAGGGGGCTAAGAGGTTCTCAATGAATAGACCTGGTAACTTTAACTTGTCTggattctttttattaatatttctctgAAATAGGTTTTATTAGAGAAGCAAATTTTAGATAAATGTAGCTCTTCACTGTACATTAATAGAACTATTAATAATAgatgttttatatgcattatttcctCCATGTAGACATTGTCCtaaattctttatatacattatttatttaatctgcaAAAAATTTATCCCTATTAATCTAacaattattcccattttatgtatGATGAAATTCTCCAAGACCCCACAGTATGGAAATGGTGAAGCTGGTGGAACTGGCCATTATTGTGACCTGTGACTGGTTTTTTTGGTGGTGTATGCAGTCTTTGTTCTTTAGGGTATCAGGATGTCCAAGCATGGGAAGATTGCATCAGAGTGATAGAAAACAAGCACAGGCTGCTGTTCCTGCTTTTATTCTTAGGTTAGCACATGGAGTAgtgcctttcactattttttaaattaatttctacaTCATGCTGCTCAGTTGTTAGATGTGGAGCAAAGACATAATctgatctttttaaagagatgagCCATGAGTAgagctttgaagaatgaagaataaataggTTTTGGAAAGATTATGAAGAGCCAAAAGAGCATACTCTTGGAGAAAAGTTAAGAATATCTGCATAACTCAATTTGAatgtgaaattactttttttaaaaaagtttttatttatttattcatccgaggtaccaagagagaggcagagacataggcacagggagaagcaggctcctctcagggagccccatgaaggATTCaagatcccagaaccccaggatcacgccctgagccgaaggcagacactcaactgctgagccagccaggcatccctgaatgtGAAATTCTTAATCTCATTAAGAGAATATGCTCTCCAAAAgtagaagaaaagctttccatTTGTAGTATACCTCAGATACTCAAGATGCAATTTCAGATCAagatttctctttgctttcttacTTATGTCTTGACTTTCTGACACTGTGCTTATAGATACAGGACATTTGATGTTTGTCTTCAGGTGGATGGTTCTGTGAGAGGGAGGTGGCCTGAAAAATGGATATGATAAAAACAAACTTCACTGTGACTGAGTTTGTGTTCTTGGGGCTGTCATCTCAGCCAAAGATGCagctcattctttttattatgttcttGTTCTTCTATTTATTAACAGTTGTGGGGAATATTATAATTATCACTATTATCCAGATAGAACCTCGTCTCCAaacccccatgtacttcttccttactaatttgtCCTTTCTGGACATCTGCTACACATCCACCAATGTCCCACAAATGCTGTCCAACATGATGGGAAAAAAGACCATCCCCTTCTCTAGCTGTGCTACTCAGATgtacttctccctttcctttggaATGATTGAATGTGTTCTCCTTGGGGTCATGGCTTATGACAGATATGTAGCCATTTGTCATCCTCTCCATTATATTGTCATTATGAACCAAAGCATCTGTGTCCAATTGGCAGCCATTTCTTGGTCCAGTAGCTTCCTGAGTTCCATGGTTATCAATGTCCTCACCTTGAGTTTGCCCTACTGTGGGCCCAATGTCCTGAATCACTTTTTTTGTGAGGTTCCTTCTGTCTTGAGGTTAGCTTGCACTGACACCTCATTTACAGAGCTGGTTGTTTTTATCTTTAGTATCATCATTGTCTTcatcccttttctcctcattgtTGTTTCCTATGCCCGAATCCTTCTATCAGTTCTCAGGATACGGTCAGCCTCTGGGAGGCACAAGGCACTGTCCACTTGTGTCTCCCATCTGACAGTGGTGGCCTTATTCTATGGAACTGCCATCTTCATATACATGAGACCCCAGTCGAAGTCCTCCAGGGCTGGGGGCAAGATCATTGCCGTGTTCTACACTGTGATCACACCCATGCTCAACCCCTTGATCTATAGCCTAAGGAACCAGGATGTGAAAGGCGCTTTAAGGAGAGCTATTGCAAAACGGAGGACATGAGGGGTCTTAATGGGACCCTTAAGCTGTTAGTAAGATAACTGACTTCTGAATATTAAATTAGACAATAAATAAGACCTTGTACAGTCAATGTTTCTCTTGCCATTCATAAAGGACACATAAATTTAGCTGCAAACTCAACAAGGAAACATATCTGCCCCAAAGACAAATGATGGCTTTAATGTGTCAAAACAACTCCTTTTGTTGCATGACTATTTTCTTACTCCCTGAGAAATCTTGGTTCTCTAAAATCATAGACTAACTGAAATTAATGTTCGAAATTATGACTAAGATGAAATATCTTACTACTGTCTGGAGGATCTAAAGCATCTTCATATAGAGaaacattctgaatttttaaCTCAAATAAAGAACTTCAGATAAAGGTTTTTGGATGTAACATTTCACATCTGTCCTAATTTTGTAGTTTACAGGGAAACCAGCTCTGAGACCAATTTTGACCCCTTTACATATAGCCCTGCATTGTAACAAATCTATCaaaatattacttcatttaattttcatacagCAGTCAGACCATGCAGTTATCTCAGGAAGTAAGGAGTAAAGATTTATTCTTAGTAAAATGTAAGTATTATGAAGGAGGGTGATATGACACAACTTACTTTTTGAAAGGTTTTCTGATTACTATGTAgacagaatatataatatattctgaatatatatatgtgtgtgtacatatatatatgatctcaCAAATTTGTGAAAATGAATATTTCCTGTGTTTTGAAGCTTTGCACCAGTGGTGTCtctaaaaaagaattacttttttgaatgaagagaatagaaaaaataatttagcattATTATACTTAATAAGCTTAAATATGGCTTTTGATTAACATGTTATTAAGTTAGATACcttatttcctaaaattttctCACTTGctgttttacaatttaaaataaaataaaaggagtatAACTCACTTTCACATATATTCAACAACTAAAATGCAACTATTTCTTCCATCTAAATATGAAGGTCATACGCAATCAGTTAAGTGAAGCATCTCTGATGAAATAGGTAAAGAGGACTTCACTggtttaaaattgatttaaaaagtaaaaagcaaaatcaCTAACCAACTAGTCAAATTCATTACATAGTGGGGTGCTTTTCTTGCATATTTTCCTTGATAAAGAAATGactttatacataatatatttgcTTAGTATGTGAATGAGGATTAGAAACACATACTTCTAATTAACTTTCTTCTGGACAATTGAAAgtgaaaagtaatatttaaaattctctcagatattatcaaataagaaatacatatttagttAGCTATTTGTGATTTAGAAGCTTTAAATTAGTTTTGAAAAAGGGGCATAAAATGCCTGAAGTTACAACAAatggaaagtttattttttgtttcacaaAAATGACTAATCCATCTTACCTTTCAGCTCTATAAATGAGTGAACtagttaaaaatgcagaaaaaattgCAAAACCATTCTTACAGGGAAGACACATAGCCAgaacatgtaaacaaatgaaagtgaacatttttctgtgttttttctaaaaatatttatttagaccAATTACTTGACCTAATCAATTCATTATGACTAGTTTGTTTTCATCAGTAACTTGGAGTTGTGTGAATGAAGAATAATAACGCAATACCCTATCTTAGCACCCAGctagaacttaaaaataagtttatttaaattaaattctataactatactgtattactagtttcagaggtagagttcagtgattcatcagttgcatataacacccactgctcatcatatcacatgccctccttaacgcctatcacccagttaccctgtctttcttctcccccaccccagtaaccctcagtttgtttcccatccAACTAGACCTTTTCATGcaagctttattctttttctaggcTTGCTTCTtttgacagaaaaggaaaatgtaacaCTTAAAGACTTTTAACTGATAATTCTATGTCCTATATGTTACGATCATCGCTAGAACAAATAACAATTTTAAGATTAACACAAATAATGTGAACTCAGCAATTATTGGTCCTTCACAACATCAAATGTCTTACTGAATTATTTccttcctacattttttttagGATCACAGTAACGAGATAACAGCATATCTAGGAAATGTACTAACTAGTACTTTGTTCAtattgaaataaaactaaagcctagagtaaacaaaatattagaaaatgaactTTTGCTATGAGCTACATTCTCTCAGTGCTTGATTAATCAGTATTATTGTGTAGCA
The Canis lupus familiaris isolate Mischka breed German Shepherd chromosome 18, alternate assembly UU_Cfam_GSD_1.0, whole genome shotgun sequence genome window above contains:
- the OR2AH1B gene encoding olfactory receptor family 2 subfamily AH member 1B (The RefSeq protein has 1 substitution compared to this genomic sequence) is translated as MHMIKTNFTVTEFVFLGLSSQPKMQLILFIMFLFFYLLTVVGNIIIITIIQIEPRLQTPMYFFLTNLSFLDICYTSTNVPQMLSNMMGKKTIPFSSCATQMYFSLSFGMIECVLLGVMAYDRYVAICHPLHYIVIMNQSICVQLAAISWSSSFLSSMVINVLTLSLPYCGPNVLNHFFCEVPSVLRLACTDTSFTELVVFIFSIIIVFIPFLLIVVSYARILLSVLRIRSASGRHKALSTCVSHLTVVALFYGTAIFIYMRPQSKSSRAGGKIIAVFYTVITPMLNPLIYSLRNQDVKGALRRAIAKRRT